The following coding sequences lie in one Anoplolepis gracilipes chromosome 4, ASM4749672v1, whole genome shotgun sequence genomic window:
- the Mrpl9 gene encoding large ribosomal subunit protein bL9m: MLKFPKLFVNYVKTLATPSLTSKVDYLSQQTRNTFILKRRFSPPLYKKKTKLHKLRVRHFIYDLVEDTNVKRKEPLDLILTQYVAGLGNAGTRISMHPNKAYPILLLPKLADYATPENIEKYTKLVDQQDKTPFSSATVERTIKYLSSKRITIQMSKDVPWTLEKWHIKANFRKCGIFVPEDAITMPQKPISGPNLDIEGKEFYVTLTINNREQVKVRCIVHHWTNDMAARTFDEFLKLPAEPIFPEDKPILDSLSSINKEKKDETE, encoded by the exons atgttaaaatttccGAAATTATTCGTGAATTACGTAAAAACATTGGCAACGCCAAGTTTGACGAGCAAAGTAGATTATTTGTCACAACAAACACGG AATACTTTCATTCTCAAAAGAAGATTTTCACCTCctctttataagaaaaaaactaaACTGCATAAGTTGAGAGtcagacattttatttatgatctTGTTGAAGATACAAATGTAAAGAGAAAGGAACCACTTGATTTAATTCTAACACAATATGTCGCAGGACTTGGTAATGCAGGCACTAGAATATCAATGCATCCAAACAAAGCATACCCGATACTTTTATTGCCAAAATTAGCAGATTATGCTACCCCtgagaatattgaaaaatatacgaaattaGTGGATCAACAGGACAAAACACCATTTAGTTCTGCCACTGTGGAGAgaacaattaaatatctatCAAGTAAGCGGATAACAATTCAAATGTCGAAGGATGTACCATGGACATTGGAAAAATGGcatataaaagcaaatttcCGTAAATGCGGTATCTTTGTTCCTGAAGATGCTATAACAATGCCTCAAAAACCAATATCTGGACCAAACTTAGATATAGAAGGAAAGGAATTTTATGTAACTCTTACGATTAATAACCGCGAACAGGTGAAGGTAAGATGTATTGTGCATCATTGGACAAATGATATGGCTGCACGAACGTTTGACGAATTTTTGAAACTACCAGCTGAACCAATATTTCCCGAAGACAAACCAATTTTAGACTCTCTTTCCTCCatcaacaaagaaaaaaaggatgaaACAGAATAA
- the Hspbap1 gene encoding HSPB1-associated protein 1: protein MDSHSLPSVEILKCSLPKLQKPVLFRNMLRNSDGLYDWKLLKWSFSDLVEKFGDKQLSFRVGDYNKYKSALQHCQRINSPTKYCKLTLQEFSIATGDMTKEGYDKWLYCDYKHMKEFNDKPEIIESFNWLKFGIDKEFGTNGLHSTIWIGSKGAHTDCHWDTYGYNLVAQIHGRKLWLLYPPSDSLIPVRLPYEESTVYSKFNIYCLSMEERDLLLKIPDKPKLIILEPGDVLFVPNGWWHYVESLDNTNVSVNIWGKLKTDNRARVREALVKLIVTRMRNYNQFKNKIEYVVTECIKEEEQEKKEKTELFLEAPLKRFKSTIWTAEDLAEQYPNYIEVLHDAEEHEFKEFIEERLKKDEQKYSPAEDTASENHISNPQHDSFLESLINALCHPDVISKAAQVLLEKYY, encoded by the exons atggatAGTCATTCACTACCGTCGGTGGAAATTCTAAAATGTTCTTTACCAAAACTTCAAAAACCTGTGTTGTTTCGGAATATGCTGCGAAATTCTGATGGTTTATATGATTGGAAATTGCTTAAATGGAGTTTTTCAGATCTCGTTGAAAAATTTGGAGACAAACAATTATCGTTCCGAGTTGgcgattataataaatataaa agtGCTCTTCAGCATTGTCAGCGCATAAATTCTCctacaaaatattgtaaattaacatTGCAAGAGTTTTCTATAGCAACAGGTGATATGACGAAAGAAGGATATGATAAATGGCTTTATTGTGATTACAAGCATATGAAGGAGTTTAATGACAAGCCAGAAATTATTGAGTCTTTTAATTGGCTCAAGTTTGGAATTGATAAAGAATTTGGGACAAATGGGTTGCACTCTACTATTTGGATCGGAAGCAAAGGCGCTCATACTGATTGTCATTGGGATACCTATGGTTATAACTTGGTGGCACAAATACATGGCAG GAAACTATGGTTGCTTTATCCACCAAGTGATTCTTTGATACCAGTTAGGCTTCCTTATGAGGAATCAACTGtatatagtaaatttaatatttattgtttgagTATGGAGGAGAGAGATCTTTTACTCAAAATCCCAGATAAACCAAAATTAATCATCCTTGAACCTGGAGATGTTTTATTTGTGCCTAATGGCTGGTGGCATTATGTGGAATCTTTAGATAATACTAATGTGAGTGTTAATATATggggaaaattaaaaacggACAATAGAGCACGAGTCAGGGAAGCTctagttaaattaatagtaaCCAGAATGAGAAACTATAACCAGTTTAAAAATAag ATTGAATATGTTGTCACTGAATGCATAAAAGAAGaggaacaagaaaaaaaagagaaaacagaATTATTTCTAGAAGCAcctttaaaaagatttaaatctaCTATATGGACTGCAGAAGATTTAGCTGAACAATATCCTAATTATATTGAGGTATTACATGATGCAGAAGAACATGAATTTAAAGAATTCATTGAAGAAAGACTGAAAAAAgatgaacaaaaatattcgcCAGCTGAAGACACCGCATCCGAAAATCATATATCCAATCCTCAACATGACTCATTTTTAGAATCTCTTATTAATGCTTTATGTCATCCAGATGTTATCAGTAAAGCAGCACaagtattattagaaaaatattattga
- the Arl2 gene encoding ADP-ribosylation factor-like protein 2, whose product MGLLTVLKKLKQKEKEMRILMLGLDNAGKTTVLKRLNGEPIDTISPTLGFNIKTLEHRGYKLNVWDVGGQKSLRSYWRNYFESTDGLVWVIDSADRRRLDDCKTELYKLLQEERLEGASLLVFANKQDMPGALSASDIAEILELPNIKTHHWQIYKCSAVTGENLVDGINWIVDDIAARIFYMD is encoded by the exons ATGGGTCTGTTAACCGTGTTGAAAAAACTAAAAcagaaggaaaaggagatgCGAATTTTAATGTT gGGTTTGGATAATGCAGGCAAAACAACAGTGTTAAAAAGACTCAATGGCGAACCAATAGATACTATATCACCCACGCTTGGCTTCAATATCAAGACATTAGAACACCGTGGATACAAACTCAATGTATGGGATGTGGGTGGACAGAAATCATTGCGTTCATATtggagaaattattttgaatctaCAGATGGACTTGTTTGGGTAATAGACAGTGCTGATAGAAGAAGATTGGATGATTGTAAAACAGAGTTATACAAGCTCTTACAAGAGGAAAGATTAGAGGGAGCGAGTCTTCTTGTATTTGCCAATAAACAAGATATGCCTGGTGCATTGTCAGCATCTGACATAGCGGAAATTTTGGAGTTACCTAATATAAAGACTCACCATTGGCAAATTTATAAGTGTTCCGCTGTGACAGGTGAAAATCTAGTTGATGGTATTAATTGGATCGTGGATGACATTGCAGcgagaatattttacatggattaa